A window of the Bradyrhizobium diazoefficiens genome harbors these coding sequences:
- a CDS encoding HEAT repeat domain-containing protein, with protein MKASPEQQLQFLSKAARLELANLPDEKPTFALRLGWSHNYDDLFAGIHSETDENGLLNKLLQKGKVLIAGRGGGGKTHLLYRTMKRAAAVELIPIFIDLKKWSGADYERWKDWTAADLSEGASFLIERFSSPKISALELDWIPPTAKKLLVVDGLNELSANVGQQILHALNEISTDQVQTYVIVADRLVRRQLPSERSWALSTILPFSEEQIRSYSAGKVRIPNDSRMLEIPFFLNAAIKGDLVSGGRAAISSSFLRKHSGLTEHQLDQLAKFALDAYLENKARTFTFDQLLQSTGPEVAHKILAARIVEKLDDGLAYFSHHLVHDYLVARHLAGQPATAWTRDTLNAVSFDRSSFDVTALVLGLLKGQQASLFLRTLYDWDLYAAGYAMAEADTQGDGPAEEMRALIFAMLAEKRFDVVMATRQRANDALLIYQSPDAIPYRAATDLQRVFDAIGMVDSTEDWFNEWRRLFLKPLGSPLDDESLDLILDTDSVKGWTIANVAKRTHLSSDQQSRLRSLLAQDETVVRWRVAHALGSFPGRLNFEALIRVLDHDLEGDVRYGAIRSLIEMASYSDPELRDAIAAEIERGASKISADIRVAIELSRALLIDFKKAPKDWLRIVKMISRAMFQSTEDPANRDVWRSVSSRAEVLYDQDRMNLGG; from the coding sequence ATGAAGGCGTCTCCAGAGCAGCAGCTGCAATTTCTGTCGAAAGCCGCACGCCTCGAGCTGGCCAATCTTCCCGACGAAAAGCCGACGTTCGCGCTCCGTCTGGGCTGGTCTCACAACTATGACGACTTGTTCGCCGGCATCCATTCGGAGACCGATGAGAACGGACTGCTGAACAAGTTATTGCAGAAGGGAAAGGTCCTAATTGCCGGCCGCGGCGGTGGAGGGAAAACGCACCTGTTGTATCGAACGATGAAGCGCGCAGCCGCCGTCGAGCTCATTCCTATTTTCATTGATTTGAAGAAATGGTCTGGGGCCGATTATGAACGGTGGAAGGATTGGACCGCTGCAGATCTGTCGGAGGGCGCCAGCTTCTTGATAGAACGCTTTAGCAGCCCAAAGATATCGGCTCTCGAGCTGGACTGGATTCCGCCCACAGCAAAGAAGTTGCTTGTCGTGGACGGCTTGAACGAGCTGTCCGCGAACGTCGGTCAACAGATTCTCCATGCCCTGAACGAGATTTCCACTGATCAGGTTCAGACATATGTGATCGTGGCCGATCGCTTGGTTCGGCGACAACTGCCGTCGGAAAGAAGCTGGGCGCTATCGACCATTCTACCTTTCTCCGAAGAGCAGATCAGGTCCTACTCCGCAGGGAAGGTCCGAATCCCGAACGACTCTCGCATGCTGGAGATTCCGTTCTTCCTCAACGCTGCGATCAAAGGAGACTTGGTATCTGGCGGCCGGGCAGCAATTAGCAGCTCCTTCTTACGAAAGCATTCCGGACTAACAGAGCATCAACTCGATCAACTTGCGAAATTCGCGCTTGACGCCTACCTGGAAAACAAGGCGCGCACATTTACGTTTGATCAGCTGCTGCAATCGACGGGGCCGGAGGTTGCACACAAAATCCTAGCGGCCAGAATAGTCGAGAAACTGGATGACGGACTCGCCTATTTCTCTCATCACCTGGTTCACGACTACCTAGTCGCCAGGCATCTAGCGGGACAGCCAGCTACCGCTTGGACGCGGGACACGCTGAATGCCGTCAGCTTTGATCGAAGCTCGTTCGACGTTACCGCTCTGGTTCTGGGGCTACTGAAGGGACAGCAGGCGAGTCTTTTCTTGCGAACTCTCTACGACTGGGATCTCTACGCGGCGGGCTACGCAATGGCGGAAGCAGACACGCAAGGAGACGGCCCGGCCGAAGAAATGCGCGCCTTGATTTTCGCCATGCTCGCGGAGAAACGGTTCGACGTAGTCATGGCGACGAGACAGCGGGCCAACGATGCTTTGCTGATCTATCAATCGCCCGATGCGATTCCGTACAGAGCGGCAACCGATTTGCAGCGGGTATTTGACGCAATCGGAATGGTCGATTCAACAGAGGATTGGTTCAACGAGTGGCGTAGACTTTTTCTAAAGCCGCTGGGATCCCCCTTGGATGACGAGTCGCTGGACCTGATATTGGACACCGACTCCGTCAAGGGCTGGACCATCGCAAATGTTGCAAAACGCACGCATCTCTCTTCTGACCAACAGTCAAGGCTTCGCAGCTTGCTCGCTCAGGATGAGACGGTCGTTCGCTGGAGAGTTGCTCACGCTCTCGGCAGCTTCCCTGGTCGTTTAAACTTTGAAGCTCTGATCCGCGTCCTTGATCACGACCTGGAAGGGGATGTTCGCTACGGAGCGATTCGGTCTCTTATTGAAATGGCGAGCTACAGTGACCCTGAGCTGAGGGATGCAATTGCGGCAGAGATTGAAAGAGGAGCATCCAAAATTTCAGCCGACATCAGAGTCGCCATCGAGTTGTCGCGCGCTCTACTAATTGATTTCAAAAAGGCACCCAAAGACTGGCTACGGATAGTGAAGATGATATCGCGTGCGATGTTTCAATCGACAGAAGATCCTGCAAACCGAGATGTCTGGCGCTCCGTTTCAAGCAGAGCAGAAGTGCTCTACGATCAAGATAGAATGAACCTTGGCGGGTAA
- a CDS encoding deoxycytidylate deaminase: MTENWDNRFMELAVHVGGWSKDSSRKVGCVIVGPHNEIRATGYNGFPRGADDDKIERHARPQKYLWTEHAERNAIYNAARSGTPLEGCRIYVPWFPCMDCARAIVQVGIKHLIAVRPDEGDPQWGEAFTAALELLNEANVEIRWFDLQGQISQAPRAS; encoded by the coding sequence ATGACGGAAAATTGGGACAACCGGTTCATGGAACTCGCCGTTCATGTTGGAGGCTGGAGCAAGGATTCAAGCCGCAAGGTCGGCTGCGTGATCGTAGGACCTCACAATGAAATCCGAGCCACTGGCTATAACGGCTTTCCGCGCGGAGCAGACGATGACAAAATCGAGCGGCATGCGCGCCCTCAGAAATATCTCTGGACCGAACACGCGGAGCGCAATGCGATCTACAACGCCGCTCGATCTGGAACGCCTCTCGAGGGATGCCGGATCTATGTTCCTTGGTTTCCGTGCATGGATTGCGCGAGAGCAATCGTCCAGGTCGGGATCAAGCATCTGATCGCCGTTCGTCCGGATGAAGGAGATCCGCAGTGGGGAGAAGCATTTACTGCTGCTCTCGAACTCTTGAATGAGGCGAATGTGGAGATCCGTTGGTTCGACCTTCAAGGTCAAATTTCCCAAGCGCCAAGAGCTAGCTAG
- a CDS encoding IS5 family transposase, with translation MRPKKRKTTGSNDLFRARLDQIINLKHELVLLAGKIDWDWIDGEIAPLYSENGRPGIETRFMIGLLLLKHIYGLSDEGVCERWVHDPYFQFFTGEEFFQHAFPHERSDLSHWRKRLGDKLELLLAESLRVAHEAGALRGQDLKRVTVDTTVQPKAIAFPTDAKLLHAAIKGLNRLARRHGVRLRQSYSRVAKAAAMMAGRYAHAKQFKRHQRQLRILRSRLGRIIRDIRRKIEGQAALEEAFTLPLGRASQIRSQQQRQRGWKLYSFHAPEVECIGKGKASAPYEFGVKASIVTNNRRAPGGLFVLHARALPDNPYDGHTLRDVIDRTETLTGCAIERAYVDKGYRGHDAQNPRRVFISGQKRGVFGVIKRELRRRSAIEPIIGHLKSEGHLGRCRLKGRAGDAANVILSAVGHNFRRILAWLRVLWRLILTALIAAISGCPALRSAS, from the coding sequence ATGCGGCCGAAGAAGCGCAAGACGACGGGATCGAACGATCTGTTCCGGGCACGGCTGGACCAGATCATCAACCTGAAGCACGAGCTGGTTCTGCTTGCCGGCAAGATCGATTGGGACTGGATCGACGGCGAGATCGCACCGCTCTATAGCGAGAACGGCCGGCCGGGGATCGAGACCCGCTTCATGATCGGGCTGCTGTTGCTCAAGCACATTTACGGGCTGTCGGATGAAGGGGTGTGCGAGCGCTGGGTCCACGACCCGTATTTCCAGTTCTTCACCGGCGAAGAGTTCTTCCAGCACGCCTTCCCGCACGAGCGCTCGGACCTGAGCCATTGGCGCAAGCGGCTTGGCGACAAGCTGGAGTTGCTGCTGGCCGAGAGCCTGCGGGTTGCACACGAGGCCGGCGCGTTACGCGGCCAAGACCTCAAGCGGGTCACGGTCGACACCACGGTGCAGCCGAAGGCCATCGCCTTTCCGACCGATGCCAAGCTGCTGCATGCGGCCATCAAGGGGCTCAACCGCCTGGCGAGACGTCACGGCGTCAGGCTGCGGCAATCCTATTCTCGCGTAGCCAAGGCCGCCGCGATGATGGCGGGCCGCTACGCCCATGCCAAACAGTTCAAGCGGCACCAGCGGCAGTTGCGCATCCTGCGCTCCCGGCTGGGCCGGATCATCCGCGACATCCGCCGCAAGATCGAAGGTCAGGCCGCGCTCGAGGAGGCGTTCACCCTGCCACTTGGCCGGGCCAGCCAGATCCGCTCGCAGCAGCAGCGCCAGCGCGGCTGGAAGCTCTATTCCTTCCATGCCCCGGAGGTGGAGTGCATCGGCAAGGGCAAGGCCTCAGCCCCTTACGAGTTCGGGGTGAAGGCTTCCATCGTCACCAACAACCGCCGGGCCCCCGGTGGCCTGTTCGTGCTGCACGCCAGGGCGCTGCCCGATAACCCGTACGACGGCCACACCTTGCGGGACGTCATCGACCGTACCGAGACGCTCACCGGATGCGCGATCGAGCGGGCCTATGTCGACAAGGGATACCGCGGCCACGACGCGCAAAATCCCCGTCGCGTCTTCATCTCAGGCCAGAAGCGTGGCGTCTTCGGTGTCATCAAGCGCGAGCTGCGCCGACGTTCCGCCATCGAGCCCATCATCGGACACCTGAAGTCAGAAGGCCACCTCGGCCGTTGCCGCCTCAAAGGCCGCGCCGGCGACGCCGCCAACGTCATCCTCTCAGCCGTCGGCCACAACTTCCGCCGCATCCTCGCCTGGCTCAGAGTTCTTTGGCGCCTCATCCTGACCGCACTTATCGCTGCCATCAGCGGCTGCCCAGCGCTCAGATCAGCTTCTTAA
- a CDS encoding CsbD family protein, translating to MDREHVKGAADKAKGAIKEGVGKLSGDKDMEAEGKIDKSKGSAHNAVGDVKDAARDAADALKK from the coding sequence ATGGACCGCGAACACGTGAAGGGTGCTGCCGACAAGGCAAAAGGCGCCATCAAAGAAGGCGTCGGTAAACTTAGTGGCGACAAAGACATGGAAGCTGAAGGCAAGATTGATAAATCCAAGGGATCCGCCCACAACGCCGTTGGAGATGTGAAGGATGCGGCGCGGGACGCCGCTGATGCCCTCAAAAAGTAG
- a CDS encoding group II intron reverse transcriptase/maturase produces the protein MIQQALLQVLQPILDPTFSKHSYGFRPGRNAHDAVLAAQSYVQSGRRIVVDVDLEKFFDRVDHDILIDRLQKRIGDTGVIRLIRAYLNSGIMDDGVVQRRAMGTPQGGPLSPLLANVLLDEVDKALECRGHCFVRYADDANVYVRSRRAGERVMALLRRLYGKLHLTVNETKSAVASVFGRKFLGYSFWVAPGGVIKRKVAEKPMRTFKQRVRQLTCRSGGRSMQDVVDHLRPYIRGWKAYFRLAQTPRVWRELDQWLRHRLRAIQLKQWKRGTTMYRELLVMGAKPDAARQVAANSRRWRRNSGMLLNAVLTLNWSDRLGLPRLS, from the coding sequence TTGATCCAGCAGGCGCTGCTGCAAGTGTTGCAGCCCATTCTTGATCCGACCTTCAGCAAGCACAGCTACGGCTTCCGGCCGGGCCGAAACGCGCATGATGCCGTCCTCGCGGCGCAGTCATACGTGCAATCGGGTCGCCGGATCGTAGTGGATGTGGACCTGGAAAAGTTCTTTGACCGGGTCGATCACGACATCCTCATCGACCGCCTTCAGAAACGGATCGGAGACACCGGGGTCATCCGGCTGATCCGGGCGTATCTGAACAGCGGGATCATGGACGATGGCGTGGTCCAGAGGCGCGCGATGGGGACGCCGCAGGGCGGCCCGCTATCGCCGTTGCTGGCCAATGTGCTGCTCGATGAAGTGGACAAGGCTCTGGAATGCCGGGGCCATTGCTTCGTGCGCTACGCCGACGATGCGAACGTCTACGTTCGCAGCCGCCGGGCAGGTGAACGGGTGATGGCGCTGCTTCGGCGGCTCTACGGCAAACTGCACTTGACGGTCAACGAGACCAAAAGCGCAGTGGCCAGCGTGTTTGGTCGCAAGTTCCTGGGCTACAGCTTTTGGGTGGCCCCGGGCGGCGTGATCAAACGCAAGGTCGCCGAAAAGCCGATGAGGACGTTCAAGCAGCGCGTCCGGCAACTGACCTGCCGAAGTGGCGGGCGCAGTATGCAGGATGTGGTGGACCATCTGCGGCCTTACATCCGGGGTTGGAAGGCGTACTTCCGGCTGGCGCAAACACCACGGGTCTGGCGAGAGCTCGACCAATGGCTGCGTCATCGGCTGCGCGCCATCCAGCTCAAGCAGTGGAAGCGCGGCACGACCATGTATAGGGAACTGCTGGTAATGGGGGCTAAGCCTGACGCTGCACGACAGGTGGCGGCCAATAGCCGTCGCTGGCGGCGCAACAGCGGCATGCTCCTCAACGCCGTGTTGACCCTGAACTGGTCGGACCGGCTGGGGCTGCCCCGGCTCTCATGA